The DNA sequence CCCAGGCTGGACCCGGCACAGTTTAAAAATGTCCTTTGGTCGGAGACCGACAACCCATCCGCAGGCCCCCCGGAATCCAGGGCTTCCCTTTGTGACTTAGGAGCACGTGTCCGGCGAGGCAGGGCCAACCTCAGAGACTGCTTCAGAGCCGGAGGGCACCCCAGCGTCTGGCTGCCCTCCAATCAGCCTCCGGGAGACCCCACCCCAGCTCAGCTCCCAGAAAAACAGTGGACCGCGGAGAGGCCCGGGGTATTCCAAGGGTCCCTGACTCACTCTCAAGGCCTCTCCAAGacccctttaaaaaaacaacaaaaaaacaacaacccacgtACTAGGCTTCCAAAGCACCCTTCTCCCCCAACCCGGGGGTGACACCAAGGCTCTAGAACCCCTGCTCTTTTTAATCTTGCAGCTCGCCTCAAGGGCCTAAAGACCCCCAGGAAGTTTCCAGAAAAATAGGTCTTCCATTGTGAAcattaaggcaaaaaaaaaaaaaaaaaaagtacccccCCATTGAGCGAACCCCATGGCTTCCCTCCAACCCATCTTCCAGAGAGATCCCCAAGGTTCCAGAAACACCATCTCACTGTCTTCCAGACTTCCCCGTGATCTGGGGAACCCTCAGCTCCCAAAGCAAACCCCAGTAATTCGGAGGCCTCTGCACCTCCCAGGGTTCCAGAAAAGCCCACGCTCCCAGAGAACCCCAGAATTCAACCTACTTTCCTGAGGCACCCCCAGGACCACAGGATCATTCTTCAGGGCTCCCAGTGTTTCCATTAATCTGCCTACTAGAGACCCCAGAATCCCTTGACTACCCCGAAATCAGCCCCAGACCCTCGCATTCCCCCCTGCCCAACCCCGCCCCTCCGATTCCCCATTTCACAACAGCCTGGAGCAACAGGCGCGTGACTTCCCCAGGCGGGGTCTGGGCCTCCTACCTGCTCCGGATTGGTCACTCGGGggctccaggccctgcccaccgccGCCACGGATTGGCCAATTCCTCGCCCCTGGAAGCCCCCTCCAGCGGCCCCCAGGCCTATAAAAGAAGCTGCTGGCCACGGCCTCGCGCAGCGCACTCGGaggtcccggatctgtctcttgcttcaacagtgtttggacggaacagacccagggacgcccgtTCTTCCAGCCCCCGGACTCTCCTTCGTCTCATCCAGCCACCACCTTCAGcaccacctccgggaccagccaacacaccggttttttttttctaccttaactcctcatCGCTGAAcagccatgagctcccaaatccgtcagaattattccaccgaggtggaggctgcggtcaatcgcctggccaacctgcaccTTCGGGCCtcctacacctacctctctctggtaAGGGTCCCCGGGACACGCCTGGCCCAACTTTCCCCCCAACTGCGCACTTCTGGCTCTCTGCCCGCGGGGCCCTCTTTGTTCTGCTGGGTGGAGGGCGGAGTCTGCACGCCTAGCCTGGCCTCCCGCTAACCACCGTTCCCGCCATGTCTTCCCGCAGGGCTACTATTTCGACCGGgacgatgtggctctggagggcgtgggccacttcttccGCGAGTTGGCGGAGAAGAAGCACGAGGGCGCGGAGCatttcttaaagttgcaaaacaagcggggcggccgcattctcttccaggacgtgcaGGTAAATGgtgtgtgggcctgtggactacATCTCCCAGCAGTCCTTGCGCGCGGGGTGCCTTCGCCCCCCACCGTTAGGGGCTGTGTGGGCTTCTGGGAGGTTTTCTGATCCGTGTGGGTTCTTCTTGTGGCTAGAAATGGAGGCGCCGAGTGGTCTCCTGGGATGTGTAGTTGTAGgagcggggatgggggtggggtgataGACGTCTCTTAGGCTAGGCCCTTGACCCCTGCAAATGTTGGGGGATGTagtttttagttgtttttagGGGTATGTGGCCAGTTCTGAGCCTCTGAGCCTTCTGTCTTGTGTAGAAACCTTCCCAGGATGACTGGGCcaaaactcaggacgccatggaagccgccctggccttggagaagagcctgaaccaggcccttttggaccTGCATGCCCTGGCTTCTACCCGTGCAGACCCTCACGTAAGCACCCCCTTTATCCGTATCTGCCCATCCCCGCCCTTCCCTGGAATGAAGCTTCTAGTTTAAGCCTTGGCCTCGCTTGGGCAAATTTCCTTGTGAACGTTGTTTTCTGTCTGTCGCACTGTTTATCTACAAGTGGCAACATTGTCTCTTCTCCTACCACTTAGGTCTgcgacttcctggagaaccacttcctggatgaggaggtgaaactgatcaagaagatgggcgaccaCCTGACTAACAtccgcaggctggccggcccccaggctgggctgggcgagtatctcttcgaaaggctcaccctcaagcacgactaggagcctttggagcccagaggcctttccgAGGCCCCCCCActgcatccccctggtgtctctggcttttagctgagcctctccccgaaactactagccattcttttgaccaccctggagccctctcccctgcattggaccaaatgaaacaataaagctttttgcagcagtTGGTGGTTTTGTGTGCGTGCTGTGGGAAAGGAGGCGGGATCTGTTTTCACCTGGCTAACGGcgctgggctggctgggaggggagaCGGGCTCTCACCTGCCACCTGCGTAGGTGTTGCTGTAGCGGTTCTCTGCTGTCAGACTAACCGCCCCACCTCCAGGGTGGAGCCCAGactccagggaggggctggtggcTGGAAACCGACACTCAGGAATATCAGACAGAAACCATACCCTGTCAGTCGCCAAGTGCTGGCTCTATGGGGGAGAGGTCTAGAATTGCCAGCCCCTTTAT is a window from the Eptesicus fuscus isolate TK198812 chromosome 21, DD_ASM_mEF_20220401, whole genome shotgun sequence genome containing:
- the FTL gene encoding ferritin light chain, translated to MSSQIRQNYSTEVEAAVNRLANLHLRASYTYLSLGYYFDRDDVALEGVGHFFRELAEKKHEGAEHFLKLQNKRGGRILFQDVQKPSQDDWAKTQDAMEAALALEKSLNQALLDLHALASTRADPHVCDFLENHFLDEEVKLIKKMGDHLTNIRRLAGPQAGLGEYLFERLTLKHD